Below is a genomic region from Pseudomonas extremaustralis.
GAGCGTGCAAGTCGATCAATTGGTTGATGATTTTGTTGTCGTTCAGGTTTTCCGGCAGCAGGCTGTTGGGCTCGCTGCGCTTGCTCATCAGAATCGACAGCAAGCCCTTGGGCCCGCTCTTGCCACGCTGGATCGGCACGCCGACTTCGACGTCATCGGGCGACGCTTCACCCAGGGTCTTGTCGATCAGGCGGATGGCCTGGCGGCATTCGGCGGCCACGCTGTGGTGCCCGCTTTTGAGTTTGTCCAGCTCCTCCAGCACGATCATTGGGATGGCGACGTGGTGTTCTTCGAAGTTAAGCAGTGCGTTCGGATCGTGGATCAGTACGTTGGTATCAAGCACATAAAGGATTGGCTGGTCGGAAGAAGAGTTACGTCCATGATCATCCATACTCGGTCACCTTTGTGGGAGCCAGTCGACGCAATACCACAACAGTGCTGCGCCTCGATTCGACCACCGAATGCACCTGAGGGACGTCAAGTGCATTGCCCACATGAGGAGTCTTGGAAGACGCCACCTGTGTTGCAGGTTTCGGCGATCTGACTTCGTAATACCGCAAAACCCATGACAGGAAAAAGCACTTTGACGCTTTTTTGAAGTTTATTTTTCAGGATGACGAATAGCACTAGCCGCATGCCAGGTACGCCGTTAAAGTCGGAAGTCGGCCTGCAACGAAATGTCGCACAAAATCACCCCAGAAATGCCCAATCCCCAACAGGGCCGGGCACTTCGGTGTTTTCAGCGAAACGCCTCCCGACAGTCCTGCCAACCCAGCCCGCTTTGCGCCGTCGCCTGCAGCAGGATCGGCAATGCCACACGCGCCTTGTCCTGGGTGTCGTGAAACACAATCACCCCTTTGCGCCACAACAGCATCAGCGTCAGCACCCGTTGCGCCGACTCGTCGGCCTTGAGTTTGCCCGGATCGTCCTGGGAGTCGATGTCCCACAACGCCACTTGCAGGCCCTGGGCCTGGAAGAAGCCCTGGCTGTCGGCGCGGCGCTGGCCATAGGGCGGACGGAACAGCGGCACGTAGTTTTCCGGCATCAGGTTCTGCACCAACGCGGCGCTGCGGGTGACGGAGCTTTGCCAGTCGACCCAGTGGCTATGGGAGCGGTATTGCCAGCCCTGAGTGCCCACGCACTGGCCTTGGTAAAGCGCCTCGACGTCGCTGGCGGAACTGCGCTCAACGCGGTTTTGCAGGCTGCTGCCGAGGACGAAGAACGTGGCGTTCATCTTCTGCTTGCGCAGGTAATCGGTGAGCCAGTCCGTATTGCCGCTGACCGGCGCCGGGCCACCGTCGAAGGTCAGCAGGAACAGGCGGTCATTGAACTCATCGCCATTGCGCTCATGGTCGCCGAAACGCGCAACCTCGCTGCTGATCTGCGGGAACAGCGCGGCTTTGCGCAGCAGCTCGTCCAGGTAACGTTCGTGGAAATGGTGGCTTGGGCCTGCCCAACCTATATAGAAGGAGTTGTCGCTGACCTCGAACTGGGTGGCCTGCTCGCGCAGATCATCCATGTTTTCCACCAGGTAGCAGAACGACGCATCCTCCTCGCAGCTCTGCTGGGCGAAGGTGTAGTTCTCCAGCAGACGCTGCCAGAGCTGGCGGCGCAGATCGTCGATAGCGGCCAGGTTGATGATCTTCAAGCCCAGGCGCTGCTTGAGCGCGGCTTCGTCCAGGGCCTCGCTGGCGATGAGGCTGTGGGCGAACATCAGGATTTCGGCGCGCGAAGCCACGTCGAACAGCGCCGGGCTGCCGAGTTTCTCCGGCCAGGTGCCGCGGTCCAGGCTGGCCACATCCACGGGGGCGGCATGGGCACCCAGGCAGATAAGCCAGGCTGACAGTAAAAACGCAATTCGCACAACGGGTCTCCCTCTCCAGAGTCGTCGGGCACTATAGCCGATCAGGGTGGTGATGGATGAGCGGGGTTGGGCTCCCTGCCCGCCGCCTTGGTGCTGTCAGTGGGCCTGATCTCAAAGCGCCGACCATTCACCAGCTCCACCGCATAGACCTGCGTGCCAGGGATGTGATCAAACAGGATCACACCGTCGGCGTCCGTCAGGTCCTCCCGGATCACCACGCCATCGGCAAACAGCGTGTAGGGCTCATCTACATAGCCTGGCAGCCCGGGGAGCGGCCTTACGACCAGACTGATCGAGCGAACAGCATCCGACGCAGGCGCTCCGCCGAATGACAGGGATAGTGCAAGGGCACCAAGCAGGAGGATTCCAGCCAATACCGTTGATTGGTAAGTGCGAGTTTTCTTATTTGTCAGAGGGCTCATAGTTCTGGCCTACGGTCTGGATGTTCGGCGTCGAAGCCTTGTATAGGGTGAGGGGGAAGGGGGTGATCTTTCATCAAATTGGGGAAGCGTAGGCTGCGGTCGGCCTGAAGCTGTTTCCATAGATCTGTATAAAACCCATGGAGTTTTTCATCTGGCTGATACCCTAGTCTGTTTATAGGTCTAGGTTCAGATTCAAATACTCCGCTGAGAGCATTAAACCCCGTAGAACTACCTAATGATGCAGCCCGCTGATAATAAAAAAGTGCAC
It encodes:
- a CDS encoding polysaccharide deacetylase family protein, translated to MRIAFLLSAWLICLGAHAAPVDVASLDRGTWPEKLGSPALFDVASRAEILMFAHSLIASEALDEAALKQRLGLKIINLAAIDDLRRQLWQRLLENYTFAQQSCEEDASFCYLVENMDDLREQATQFEVSDNSFYIGWAGPSHHFHERYLDELLRKAALFPQISSEVARFGDHERNGDEFNDRLFLLTFDGGPAPVSGNTDWLTDYLRKQKMNATFFVLGSSLQNRVERSSASDVEALYQGQCVGTQGWQYRSHSHWVDWQSSVTRSAALVQNLMPENYVPLFRPPYGQRRADSQGFFQAQGLQVALWDIDSQDDPGKLKADESAQRVLTLMLLWRKGVIVFHDTQDKARVALPILLQATAQSGLGWQDCREAFR